The following nucleotide sequence is from Terriglobia bacterium.
GCTCCGCGATCTCTCCCCGTTGCGGGTCCGCCGCACCGGCGAACTCCAACAGCTCCACCGGGCGATCGAGACGGGAGAGGACCGCGCGGGTCTGCTCGCTCAGCGTGTGGATCTTCCTCTCGGTCGCGTCGTAACTCATGGGGTGACGCGCGGCGAGGACGTTCGCGGCCACGACGATCCCGCCGAACAGGAGCGCGCCGAGGACGGCGGAGAGCCGCCGCCGCGTCCCCTCGAGGCTCACGGTCCGCCTGAATCCGGCGAGGTTCAGCAGGATCCCCGCCGCGACCAGAACGCCGCCTCCCGCGACGTGGACCGCCGTCCAGAGGTCGAACGATCCGGTCAGCGCGTACGAAACGAGACCGAACACCAGGAGCACGAGCCCCGCGAAGCCGAGGAAGCGGACTGCGCCCCGCACGACGTCACCTCCAGCGCTGCGAAGCGACGATCGCCCGCGCGGAGAACAGCCCCAGCGCGGCGAGCGAGAGGTAGTACACGACGTCGCCGCTCGACACGACGCCCCGGCTGAACCCGTCGAATCGCCCGGGAAGCGAGATCCCCTTGAGGACGGCGCCGAGCCGCGGGCTCACGGAGTCCGAGGGCCAGTCCACGACGAACAACATCAGGAGCAACACGAACGAGCCGATCCCCGCGACGACCTGGCTGTCGGTCGACGCCGACACCGCGATGCCCAGGGCCACCATCGCCGACGTGGCAAGGAGGAGGCCGAGCCACGCGGTCCAGATGGGTCCCGTCTCGGGATCACCGTAGCGAAGGAGGATGAGGGGGAAGGTGACCGAGGCGAGGATCCACGACGACGCCACGGCCAGGAGCCCGAGGTACTTCCCGAGCACGATCTCTCCCACCCCGGCCGGAGCCGTGAGCAGCAGCTCGTCGGTTCCCTGCCGCCGCTCCTCCGCGAAGCTCCGCATCGTCAGGATCGGGACGACGAACAGCAGGAGCACCAGGAGGTTCCTCGCGAGCCCCGCGACCACGATGTCGTTGAGGTTGATCCGCTCGGTGAGGGTCGGGGCCCACGTCGCATAGCTCCGGAACGTGGCGGCGAAGCGGTCGACCAGCCCGAAGAAGAAGTATCCTCCGAGCAGGAGGTACCCCGCCGCGACCACCCATCCGACGGGTGACGCGGCCTGAGAGCGGATCTCCTTCAGAGCGACCGCGAGCGCCGGCCTCATGTTCCGTCCCCCCTCACGGCGGCCGCGGCGGAGTCCTCGGAGGTGAGCCTGAGGAACGCCTCTTCGAGGCCCGACGACCCCCCGAGGGCTTCGACGGCCTCTTCGGCGACCACCCGGCCGCGGTGGACGATCACCGCGCGGTCGCAGGTCATCGCGACCTCCGGCAGGATGTGCGTGCTGAGCAGAACGGTGCGGCCCGCTCCGAGCGAGCGTATCAGGTTGCGGATCTCCCGGATCTGCTGCGGATCGAGGCCCGCCGTCGGCTCGTCGAGGACGAGGACCTCGGGTTCGTGGACGAGGGCCTGGGCGAGGCCCACGCGCTGCCGGTACCCGCGGGAGAGGTTCCCGATGAGCCGGTGCCGGACGCCGCCGAGGCCGCAGCGCTCGACGACGTCGTCCATCGCAGGGCGGCGGCGGGAGCGGGGCACGCGCCGTAGCGCCGCGCAGAAACGAAGGTACTCGTCCACGGTGTGGTCGGTGTAGACGGGCGGTTGCTCGGGCAGATACCCGATCCGGCGCCTGACGTCCATCGGCTGCCCGACGACGTCGAATCCGCACACGCTCGCCGAGCCCGCATCCGGCGCCAGGTAGCTGGCGAGGATCCTGAGCGTCGTGGTCTTCCCCGCCCCGTTGGGGCCGAGGAAGCCGACGACCTCGCCCCTGGCCGCTCCGAACGAGACGCCCCTCAGCGCTTCCGTCTCCCCGAATCGCTTGGCCAACCCACGGACCTCGATCATGACCCTCCCCGAAGCCGAGGTCGGACGGCCGACCGCGATTCTAGAGGCGCTTGTCCCCCCCGACAACGCGCCCGAGGACGCGCGCCCGGATCGCCTCCACCTCCGGAAGCCGCAGCGCGTGCGCCCCCCAGGCCGTGAGCCCGATGCCAAGCGCGACCGACCCGCCGAGGCGGGCCGCCTCCCCCGCCACGCCGCCACCACCCGCGAAGCGCTCGAGCCCCGCCTGGCAGAGGCCGCACGCAATTCCCATGACGGCCGAGAGGAGCGCGAGCTTGAGCGTGGTGGGGACGACGGCGTGCTCGCGCAGCGCCCCGGCGCGCCGCGCGAGTCCCCGCTCCAGGATCACCATGTTGCTCCACGCCGCCAGCGAGGTGGACAGTGCGAGCCCCAGGAAGGGATCGATCCCGATCCGGGGAAGGAGCGCCATCAGGACGAGGTTGGCCGAGATCTTGAGTCCGACCGCCGAGGCCGACGCGATCACCGGGCGCCGCGTCTCCCCGAGGGCGTAGAACGTCGGCACCTGGATCTTCGTGACCGAGTAGGCGTACAACCCCAGGCCGTAGCAGAGGACCGCCGAGGCGGTCTTGAGCGTGTCGGCCGGACCGAACCGGCCGTGCTGGAACAGCAGCCGCACGATCGGGACTCGGAGCGCGACGAGGCCCGCGGTGGCGGGAAGCGTCAGCAGAGCCGCCGCGCGAAGCGCTCCCGCGAGGTTGGCCCTTAGGCCCGACGCGTCGCCGCGAGCCGCGTCCTTGGAGACCCGGGCGAGGTTCGCCGTGCCGAGCGCCACCCCGAAAAGCCCCAGGGGAAGCTGCATCAGGCGGAACGCGTAGGAGAGCCAGGCGATCGGCCCGTTGCCGTAGAGCGACGCGAGAATCGTGTCCACGAGGATGTTGATCTGCGTCGCGGCGAGGCCGAAGGTCGCCGGCGCCATGAGGCGCACCACGCGATTGAGGCCGGGATCCCTGGGCGCGAGCTCCGGACGGAACCGGAACCCCTCCCGCCGCATGGCCGGGACCTGCACCAGGAACTGCAGGACGCCTCCGGCCATCGCCCCCACGGCCAGCGACAGTCCGGGGTGGATCCCGAGGCGCCGGAAGAGCGGCACCAAGGCGAGGACCCCGAAGATCGCCGCCAGGTTGAACCAGGCCGGCGCCAGCGCGGGCAGAAAGAACCGCCCGCAGGTGTTCAGCACGCCCATCGCCACGGCGGCCAGGGCCACGAAGAAGAGAAACGGCGCGAGGATCCGGGTCATCGTGACCGCGAGCGCCATCTTCGACGGCTCGAATCCGGGGACGTAGACTCTCAGGATCTGCGGCGCGAAGACGGCGATCAGGACCGCGAGCACGCCCAGCACCAGGGCGAGCGCGGTCATCACCCGGTTCGCCAGGGCGAACGCCGAGTCCGCCCCCGCTCGCTCCCGCTCCGCGGTGAACGTGGGAACGAACGCCGACGAGAGCGCTCCCTCGGCGAACAGATCCCGCAGGAGATTGGGAATCCTGAACGCCGCGAGGAACGCGTCGGCCACGAGGCCCGCGCCGAAGAAGTAGGCCTGGACCTGGTCCCGGAGCAGTCCCAGGACACGGCTGACCATCGTGGCCAGGCTGATGGCCCCCGCGCTCCTCAGGAGGCTTCGGTGATCGCTCATGGCTCGACCGCGTCGCGCGGTCGGGCGATTGTGGCAGAAGGTCCTTCGCGGCTCAAGGCCGCCTTGACTCGAAGGTCGCTTGTGGTAGAGTTCGCCGGCGCGGCGACGACGCTCCGCGCGCCGTCCTCTCTGGGCGGCGTCGACGGTTCCGGGCGCCTCCTCACCCCGAGCGCCGCGGCGACGCGGCCGGCAAGGAGAGCGATATGGCCAGCGTGAACAAGGTCTTCCTGATCGGGAACCTCGGTCGCGACCCGGAAACCCGTTACACGCAGAGTGGAACCCCGGTCGCGCACTTCACCATGGCGACCTCGGAGCGATGGACGGATCCCTCGGGCGAGAAGAAGGAGCGGACCGAGTGGCACCGCGTCGTCGTCTGGGGAAAGCAGGCGGAGGTGGTCTCCCAGTACCTCCGGAAGGGGCGCCAGGTCTTCATCGAGGGCTCCCTCCAGACGCGCGAATGGACCGATCGCGAAGGAGCGAAGCGGCAGACCACCGAGGTGCGCGCGCAGCGGGTCCAAATGCTCGGGAGGCCTGAGGAACGTCCGGCGTCGGTCGCGACGGTGGAAGAGGTGGCGGAGCCCGGCGGCGGCTTCGGCGAGGACGACGTCCCGTTCTGACCCGCGCGCGGCACGCGCCGCCGCAGGTCGGACCTACTGACCGCTCTTCTTGGGCTCGAGGCGCGTTCGCGCCTCCGTGGCGGCCGACCCCTGCGGGTACTTCGTGACGATCTCCTGAAGGACCAGGCGAGCCTCCTGCCCCTTCCCGTGGTCGTCGAGGACCCGGGACAGCTGAAGCAGCGCGAAGTCGGGAGGGAACGCGGCACCGGGCTCCTCGGCGAGCTTCCGGTACGCGGCGGCCGCCTTGTCGACGTCGCCGGCCTTCGCGTAGGCTTCGGCGGTCATCCCGCGAGCGGCGTCGGCGAGCGGCCGGTCCTGAGCCGTGCCGGCCACCTCCTCGAGGATCGGGGTCGCCTCCGCGGTCCGACCCAGGCGGAGGAGGCTCGCGCCCTGGTAGAACTCCGCCACGCGCCCCCGCGCCGAGTTCGCTCCGAGCCGGGCCGCCTTCTCGAACAGCGGCAGCGCCTCTGCGTAGCGTCCTCCGCCGGACGGGGCCTTCGCCGCGGCCCCGGAAGTGTCTTCCGGCCCGGAATAGAGGTAGAGCCCCTCGGACAGGAGCCGTTCCACCTCGTCGGAGCGCCGCCCGCTCCACCAGCTCCACGCGACGACGATCAGGATGAGCGCGAGCGCTGCGCCTACGCCTGCCGCGACCGTGCGCCAGTGCTTCTCGATCCACGCGCCGGCGTCGAAGGCCGCCTCGATGAACTCGTCCTGCTTCATGCTCTTCCGCGAGATCCTGCGAGCCATTGCAGCGCTCCCGGGCGAAACCGCCCCTCCCGGCCGAGGTCGGCGCGGCTCGCCGCCTCGGCTTCGTTTCCCCTGCGGCGCGCCGCCCTGAAGGGCGGCGGCGACGCGATGGGTGGTGGGCCTGGAGGGACTTGAACCCCCGACCTTGAGTTTAGGAAACTCCTGCTCTATCCGAACTGAGCTACAGGCCCCTCCGAACCACCGGCGTCCGTGCCGCCGGGCTAACCATAATGGATCAGGCTGAACACCGGAGCCGCGCCGAGGAGGCGCCTTCCGTTCAGCGCGCCGAGCTCGACCATGAATGCGAACCCCTCGACGATCCCGCCTAGCCGCTCCAGGAGACGACTCGCTGCGGCCGCCGTCCCCCCGGTGGCCAGGAGATCGTCCACGACGAGGACGCGCTGTCCCGGCGCGATCGAGTCCCGGTGCACCTCGATCCGCCCCGCCCCGTACTCCAGCGCGTACTCCTCCCCCTCCACGTCGGCGGGGAGCTTCGCGGGTTTCCGGATCAGCACGAGCCCGAGATCGAGATCGCGGGCCATCGCGGACGCCACCACGAATCCACGAGCTTCGATCGCCGCGATGGCGTCGATCCGCTCTCCTCGGTAGCGCTCGATCATCTTGTCTGTGGCGGTCCTGAACGCCTCGGCGTTCCGGAAGAGCGTGGTGAGATCGTAGAAGGTGATCCCCGGCTTGGGGAAGTCCGGGACCTCGCGGATGATCCTCTTGAGGTCGGCCACCAGCATGCTGCCTCCCGAACGACTGCGGTCCCGGCTCCGGCGCGGTGTCAGTAGCGGACCTCGAATCCCCGGAACGCCCCTGTCGCCTCGACGTCGCAGGCGTCGACCTGCTCGACACGGGACATCCTCGGCCCCTGCCGAAGCGAGGCGAGGAACGCCTCGAGCGCCTCTTGGGACCCCTCGGCCCGCACCTCGACTACCCCGTCTCCGAGGTTCCTCACCCACCCGGTGACGCCGCACGCCTCGGCGGACCGGATCGCGTGGTACCTGAACCCCACCCCCTGGACGCGCCCACCGATCCGGACGTGAACCGCCCTCGGGATCTCGCTCCCGGACCGACCCAACGATCCCCTCGACTCGCCCACGCCTCTCGCGCCGATGACCGCCGGGCCCGAGAGGGAAGGGTTGGTCGGGGCGCCGCGATTTGAACGCGGGACCCCCTGGTCCCGAACCAGGTGCGCTACCAGACTGCGCTACGCCCCGACCTCAAAGTCCGGCGAATGTTATCAGGAGGACCGGTCCGCCGCAATGGCGCGAACGGCTATTTCGGCCAGCCGAACCGACCGACGAGCGGCACGAAGCGGCACCGGCCGTGGTCCTCCCAGACGGACTCCTCCCCGCGCCGAATCACCCGGACGAGGACGTGATCCTCGGCGGAGCCCTCCGCGCCCCCGTTACCGCCGACGGGCAGGACGAGACGCCCTCCCTCCTCGAGCTGCTCCACCAGCGGCTCGGGCACGTCGGGGGCGGCGGCGGTCACGACGATGGCGCGGT
It contains:
- a CDS encoding adenine phosphoribosyltransferase, translated to MLVADLKRIIREVPDFPKPGITFYDLTTLFRNAEAFRTATDKMIERYRGERIDAIAAIEARGFVVASAMARDLDLGLVLIRKPAKLPADVEGEEYALEYGAGRIEVHRDSIAPGQRVLVVDDLLATGGTAAAASRLLERLGGIVEGFAFMVELGALNGRRLLGAAPVFSLIHYG
- a CDS encoding single-stranded DNA-binding protein; translated protein: MASVNKVFLIGNLGRDPETRYTQSGTPVAHFTMATSERWTDPSGEKKERTEWHRVVVWGKQAEVVSQYLRKGRQVFIEGSLQTREWTDREGAKRQTTEVRAQRVQMLGRPEERPASVATVEEVAEPGGGFGEDDVPF
- a CDS encoding tetratricopeptide repeat protein; its protein translation is MARRISRKSMKQDEFIEAAFDAGAWIEKHWRTVAAGVGAALALILIVVAWSWWSGRRSDEVERLLSEGLYLYSGPEDTSGAAAKAPSGGGRYAEALPLFEKAARLGANSARGRVAEFYQGASLLRLGRTAEATPILEEVAGTAQDRPLADAARGMTAEAYAKAGDVDKAAAAYRKLAEEPGAAFPPDFALLQLSRVLDDHGKGQEARLVLQEIVTKYPQGSAATEARTRLEPKKSGQ
- a CDS encoding acylphosphatase gives rise to the protein MPRAVHVRIGGRVQGVGFRYHAIRSAEACGVTGWVRNLGDGVVEVRAEGSQEALEAFLASLRQGPRMSRVEQVDACDVEATGAFRGFEVRY
- a CDS encoding ABC transporter ATP-binding protein; its protein translation is MIEVRGLAKRFGETEALRGVSFGAARGEVVGFLGPNGAGKTTTLRILASYLAPDAGSASVCGFDVVGQPMDVRRRIGYLPEQPPVYTDHTVDEYLRFCAALRRVPRSRRRPAMDDVVERCGLGGVRHRLIGNLSRGYRQRVGLAQALVHEPEVLVLDEPTAGLDPQQIREIRNLIRSLGAGRTVLLSTHILPEVAMTCDRAVIVHRGRVVAEEAVEALGGSSGLEEAFLRLTSEDSAAAAVRGDGT
- the murJ gene encoding murein biosynthesis integral membrane protein MurJ, which produces MSDHRSLLRSAGAISLATMVSRVLGLLRDQVQAYFFGAGLVADAFLAAFRIPNLLRDLFAEGALSSAFVPTFTAERERAGADSAFALANRVMTALALVLGVLAVLIAVFAPQILRVYVPGFEPSKMALAVTMTRILAPFLFFVALAAVAMGVLNTCGRFFLPALAPAWFNLAAIFGVLALVPLFRRLGIHPGLSLAVGAMAGGVLQFLVQVPAMRREGFRFRPELAPRDPGLNRVVRLMAPATFGLAATQINILVDTILASLYGNGPIAWLSYAFRLMQLPLGLFGVALGTANLARVSKDAARGDASGLRANLAGALRAAALLTLPATAGLVALRVPIVRLLFQHGRFGPADTLKTASAVLCYGLGLYAYSVTKIQVPTFYALGETRRPVIASASAVGLKISANLVLMALLPRIGIDPFLGLALSTSLAAWSNMVILERGLARRAGALREHAVVPTTLKLALLSAVMGIACGLCQAGLERFAGGGGVAGEAARLGGSVALGIGLTAWGAHALRLPEVEAIRARVLGRVVGGDKRL
- a CDS encoding ABC transporter permease subunit; translated protein: MRPALAVALKEIRSQAASPVGWVVAAGYLLLGGYFFFGLVDRFAATFRSYATWAPTLTERINLNDIVVAGLARNLLVLLLFVVPILTMRSFAEERRQGTDELLLTAPAGVGEIVLGKYLGLLAVASSWILASVTFPLILLRYGDPETGPIWTAWLGLLLATSAMVALGIAVSASTDSQVVAGIGSFVLLLMLFVVDWPSDSVSPRLGAVLKGISLPGRFDGFSRGVVSSGDVVYYLSLAALGLFSARAIVASQRWR